In Mobula hypostoma chromosome 24, sMobHyp1.1, whole genome shotgun sequence, a genomic segment contains:
- the LOC134337308 gene encoding sphingosine 1-phosphate receptor 3-like — MSSANSFQENKIIYLHYNYSGKLRMRTESDSINVKDVIITLACILIVIENVMVLVAIWKNKKFHTRMYYFIGNLALSDLLAGVAYLINNLMSGRRTLSLTPNLWFVREGSMFVALCASTFSLLAIAIERHMTMVKMRPYDSKKQYRLFLLLGACWIISVLLGILPIIGWNCIGNLKSCSTVLPLYAKSYVAFCVTILTVILLAIVILYVRIYRLVNSSSRKVKKRKNPKGNQSERAMALLRTVMIVLGVFIACWSPLFIFLMLDVACSPKQCTILYNADWCVAFAVLNSALNPIIYTLTSREMRVAFFRLLCCCFVGSRVARDLPIAPTADNSRSKSSGSNFNKPKEEIDSPSMLISQCIVKASDFSLEKGKS, encoded by the coding sequence atgagttcggccaatAGTTTTCAAGAGAACAAGATCATCTATCTGCATTATAATTATTCAGGGAAATTGCGCATGAGGACAGAGAGTGACTCCATCAATGTTAAGGATGTAATAATTACCCTGGCATGTATTTTGATTGTCATTGAGAATGTGATGGTCCTTGTCGCCATTTGGAAAAACAAGAAGTTTCACACAAGAATGTACTACTTCATTGGAAACCTTGCCCTATCGGACCTCTTGGCAGGGGTGGCCTATCTAATCAATAACCTTATGTCTGGTAGACGCACTCTATCTCTAACACCTAATCTGTGGTTTGTCAGAGAGGGAAGCATGTTCGTCGCTTTGTGTGCATCAACCTTTAGCTTGTTGGCCATCGCCATTGAGAGACACATGACCATGGTGAAGATGAGGCCATATGACTCCAAGAAGCAGTACAGACTCTTCCTACTTCTGGGGGCTTGCTGGATTATCTCAGTACTCCTGGGAATCCTGCCCATCATTGGATGGAACTGCATTGGCAACCTCAAGTCTTGCTCCACAGTTTTACCACTCTATGCCAAAAGCTATGTGGCCTTCTGCGTCACCATTTTGACAGTCATCTTGCTAGCTATTGTGATCCTCTACGTCCGTATCTACCGGCTCGTCAACTCCAGCAGCCGCAAGGTCAAGAAACGGAAAAACCCAAAGGGCAACCAGTCAGAGAGGGCCATGGCTCTCCTACGCACGGTCATGATCGTCCTAGGTGTCTTTATAGCCTGTTGGTCACCGCTCTTTATTTTCCTGATGCTCGACGTGGCCTGCAGCCCCAAGCAGTGCACAATCCTCTACAATGCCGACTGGTGCGTTGCCTTTGCTGTACTGAATTCGGCCCTGAACCCCATTATTTACACTCTGACCAGCAGGGAGATGCGGGTTGCCTTCTTCAGGCTACTCTGCTGTTGCTTTGTGGGCTCCAGAGTGGCCAGGGATTTGCCAATAGCACCAACTGCAGACAACAGCAGGAGTAAGTCCAGCGGGAGCAACTTTAACAAGCCCAAGGAAGAGATTGACTCCCCATCAATGCTCATTTCGCAATGTATAGTCAAAGCAAGTGACTTTTCTCTGGAGAAAGGGAAATCATGA